The following are from one region of the Endozoicomonas sp. 4G genome:
- the cdd gene encoding cytidine deaminase, producing the protein MQITSDFNQKIAEFPASAVPLLEKIPAQLGKLDAAQVEALKEALDLSLEGLMIRLLSVAASLSVAEISDFRVGVVAEGLSGSLYLGANLEFTGQPLKVTIHAEQFAVVNAWHRGEQSLKRLVVNEAPCGHCRQFLNELCRADQLEVIVYRHAQDTVQRYRLDDLLPDRFGPADLGMEDGALMCDLSYPLELPAELEGDELVEVALFAASKSYAPVCQSRAGIALRLRSGRIVTGRYGANAAFNPGVTAMESAAVNWRLALLNNPEDTIVEAVMVEQPVKSSQRELAASFLNKYGITLRYIQLC; encoded by the coding sequence ATGCAAATCACTTCAGACTTTAATCAAAAAATTGCCGAATTTCCTGCCTCTGCTGTGCCTCTGCTCGAGAAAATCCCTGCGCAACTGGGTAAGCTCGATGCTGCTCAGGTTGAGGCATTAAAAGAGGCTCTGGATCTCTCCCTGGAAGGGCTGATGATCCGGTTATTATCCGTGGCAGCCTCCTTGAGCGTGGCTGAAATCTCTGATTTTCGGGTTGGTGTCGTGGCGGAAGGGCTGTCGGGTTCGCTCTATCTGGGGGCCAATCTTGAATTCACCGGGCAACCCTTGAAAGTGACAATACATGCTGAGCAATTTGCCGTGGTCAATGCCTGGCATCGTGGTGAGCAAAGCTTGAAGCGTCTGGTGGTGAATGAAGCCCCCTGCGGTCACTGCCGACAGTTTCTGAATGAGTTGTGCCGAGCCGATCAACTGGAAGTCATTGTTTATCGTCATGCCCAAGATACGGTTCAGCGCTATAGGCTCGATGACCTGCTTCCGGACCGTTTTGGACCGGCTGACCTGGGCATGGAAGACGGTGCCCTGATGTGCGATCTCAGTTACCCACTGGAACTGCCAGCAGAGCTGGAAGGAGATGAGCTGGTAGAGGTCGCTCTGTTTGCAGCTTCCAAAAGTTATGCGCCTGTCTGCCAGAGTCGTGCCGGAATAGCTTTGAGATTAAGGAGTGGACGAATTGTGACGGGGCGTTACGGTGCCAATGCGGCCTTTAATCCTGGTGTTACCGCTATGGAGTCCGCTGCCGTAAACTGGCGGCTGGCGTTGTTGAATAATCCTGAAGATACCATTGTAGAAGCGGTTATGGTGGAGCAACCGGTTAAGTCTTCCCAGAGAGAGCTGGCCGCTTCTTTCCTTAACAAGTACGGTATCACCCTGCGCTATATCCAGCTCTGTTGA
- the murI gene encoding glutamate racemase, which yields MLSVFISLVSLPPMQQKPIIIFDSGVGGLSIYQEIRAKLPFMPVIYCSDNEGFPYGPKPENDVIDRTLHCLTRLVVKFQPALAIIACNTASTVSLPRARQLLDIPVVGVVPAIKPASQRSKKRIIGLLATPGTVARDYTDQLIHEFAKDCEVIKVGSTELVHLTEQHLRGETINPDDLKKIIEPLFSGNNWPDCIVLGCTHFPLIRGLLDSIVPAPVTWVDSGEAIARRVASLLQTLHSHHEEPEHRFFYTGSDKSVTPLLPTLAAMNFSEITRLK from the coding sequence ATGCTGTCTGTATTCATTTCACTGGTGTCTCTGCCACCCATGCAACAGAAGCCTATCATCATTTTTGACTCCGGAGTCGGGGGTCTCAGTATTTACCAGGAAATCAGAGCAAAGCTGCCGTTTATGCCTGTGATTTACTGCTCTGACAACGAAGGCTTTCCCTATGGCCCTAAGCCTGAGAATGATGTGATTGACCGAACCCTGCATTGCCTGACACGACTGGTGGTTAAATTTCAGCCAGCCCTGGCCATCATCGCCTGCAATACGGCCAGCACCGTTTCATTGCCCAGGGCCCGACAGTTACTGGACATTCCTGTTGTTGGCGTGGTGCCAGCCATCAAACCTGCCAGCCAGAGGTCAAAAAAGCGCATCATTGGTCTTCTGGCGACACCGGGAACGGTTGCAAGAGATTATACCGATCAGCTGATCCATGAGTTTGCCAAAGACTGTGAGGTGATCAAGGTCGGAAGCACTGAACTGGTGCATCTTACTGAACAGCATCTGCGCGGTGAAACAATCAATCCAGATGATCTGAAAAAGATTATTGAACCGCTGTTCAGTGGCAACAACTGGCCAGACTGTATTGTTTTGGGTTGCACCCACTTTCCACTGATTCGGGGGCTTCTGGATTCTATCGTACCTGCTCCCGTTACCTGGGTTGATTCAGGAGAGGCTATTGCCCGCAGAGTGGCCTCTTTGCTGCAGACGCTCCATTCCCACCATGAAGAACCTGAACATCGCTTCTTTTATACAGGTTCTGACAAATCGGTCACACCCTTGCTGCCTACTCTGGCAGCCATGAATTTTTCGGAAATAACCCGCCTGAAGTAA